Proteins encoded within one genomic window of Perognathus longimembris pacificus isolate PPM17 chromosome 28, ASM2315922v1, whole genome shotgun sequence:
- the Porcn gene encoding protein-serine O-palmitoleoyltransferase porcupine isoform X3 gives MVRWLRAYESAVSFHFSNYFVGFLSEATATLAGAGFTEEKDHLKWDLTVSRPMKVELPRSMVEVVTSWNLPMSYWLNNYVFKNALRLGTFSAVLVTYAASALLHGFSFHLAAVLLSLAFITYVEHVLRKRLARILSACVLSKRCPPDCAHQHRLSLWVRALNLLFGALAIFHLSYLGSLFDVDVDDATEEQGYGMAYTVHKWSELSWASHWVTFGCWIFYRLIG, from the exons ATGGTAAG GTGGCTCCGAGCCTACGAGAGTGCTGTGTCCTTCCACTTTAGCAACTATTTTGTGGGTTTCCTATCTGAGGCCACAGCCACATTGGCAGGGGCTGGCTTCACGGAAGAGAAGGACCACCTGAAATG GGACCTGACAGTATCCAGGCCAATGAAAGTAGAACTGCCCCGATCAATGGTGGAAGTTGTTACAAGCTGGAACCTGCCTATGTCTTATTGGTTAAACAACT ATGTTTTTAAGAATGCTCTTCGCCTGGGGACCTTCTCAGCTGTGCTGGTCACCTATGCAGCCAGCGCCCTCCTACAT GGCTTTAGCTTTCACCTGGCTGCAGTATTGCTGTCCCTGGCATTTATCACTTATGTGGAACATG TCCTCCGGAAGCGCCTAGCTCGGATCCTCAGTGCCTGTGTCTTGTCGAAGCGGTGTCCACCAGACTGTGCACACCAGCATCGCTTG AGCCTATGGGTACGAGCTTTAAACTTGCTCTTTGGGGCTCTGGCCATCTTCCACCTGTCCTACTTGGGATCCCTGTTTGATGTTGATGTGGACGACGCAACAGAGGAGCAG GGCTATGGCATGGCGTACACTGTCCACAAGTGGTCAGAACTCAGCTGGGCCAGTCACTGGGTCACTTTTGGATGCTGGATCTTCTACCGCCTCATAGGCTGA
- the Porcn gene encoding protein-serine O-palmitoleoyltransferase porcupine isoform X1 yields MGIERTSFDHHRTRWLTALKTHRSSHLSISLQGSTMATFSRQEFFQQLLQGCFLPTVQQGIDQIWLLLAICLACRLLWRLGLPSYLKHASTVAGGFFSLYHFFQLHMVWVVLLSLLCYLVLFLCRHSSHRGVFLSVTILIYLLMGEMHMVDTVTWHKMRGAQMIVAMKAVSLGFDLDRGEVGAVPSPVEFMGYLYFVGTIVFGPWISFHSYLQAVQGRPLSRRWLRKVAWSLALALLCLVLSTCVGPYLFPYFIPLDGDRLLRKWLRAYESAVSFHFSNYFVGFLSEATATLAGAGFTEEKDHLKWDLTVSRPMKVELPRSMVEVVTSWNLPMSYWLNNYVFKNALRLGTFSAVLVTYAASALLHGFSFHLAAVLLSLAFITYVEHVLRKRLARILSACVLSKRCPPDCAHQHRLSLWVRALNLLFGALAIFHLSYLGSLFDVDVDDATEEQGYGMAYTVHKWSELSWASHWVTFGCWIFYRLIG; encoded by the exons ATGGGCATAGAACGTACATCATTCGATCATCATCGGACCAGATGGTTGACTGCATTGAAGACACACAG ATCTAGCCACCTGTCCATCTCTCTGCAAGGGTCCACAATGGCCACCTTCAGCCGCCAGGAATTTTTCCAGCAGCTACTGCAGGGCTGTTTCCTGCCTACTGTCCAGCAGGGCATTGACCAGATCTGGCTGCTTCTTGCCATCTGCCTCGCCTGCCGCCTCCTCTGGAGGCTTG GGTTACCGTCCTACCTGAAGCATGCAAGCACCGTAGCAGGCGGGTTCTTCAGCCTCTACCACTTCTTCCAGCTGCATATGGTTTGGGTCGTgctgctcagcctcctgtgctACCTCGTGCTGTTCCTCTGCCGACACTCCTCCCACCGAGGCGTCTTCCTCTCCGTCACCATCCTCATCTACCTACTCATGGG TGAGATGCATATGGTGGACACAGTGACATGGCATAAGATGCGAG GGGCCCAGATGATCGTGGCCATGAAGGCAGTGTCTCTGGGCTTCGACTTGGACCGGGGCGAGGTGGGTGCAGTGCCCTCACCTGTGGAGTTCATGGGCTACCTCTACTTCGTGGGCACCATTGTCTTTGGGCCCTGGATATCCTTTCACAGCTACCTACAGGCTGTCCAAGGCCGCCCACTG AGTCGCCGATGGCTACGGAAGGTGGCCTGGAGCCTGGCCTTGGCCCTGCTGTGCCTCGTACTTTCCACTTGTGTGGGCCCCTACCTCTTCCCCTACTTCATCCCCCTTGATGGTGACCGCCTCCTTCGCAA GTGGCTCCGAGCCTACGAGAGTGCTGTGTCCTTCCACTTTAGCAACTATTTTGTGGGTTTCCTATCTGAGGCCACAGCCACATTGGCAGGGGCTGGCTTCACGGAAGAGAAGGACCACCTGAAATG GGACCTGACAGTATCCAGGCCAATGAAAGTAGAACTGCCCCGATCAATGGTGGAAGTTGTTACAAGCTGGAACCTGCCTATGTCTTATTGGTTAAACAACT ATGTTTTTAAGAATGCTCTTCGCCTGGGGACCTTCTCAGCTGTGCTGGTCACCTATGCAGCCAGCGCCCTCCTACAT GGCTTTAGCTTTCACCTGGCTGCAGTATTGCTGTCCCTGGCATTTATCACTTATGTGGAACATG TCCTCCGGAAGCGCCTAGCTCGGATCCTCAGTGCCTGTGTCTTGTCGAAGCGGTGTCCACCAGACTGTGCACACCAGCATCGCTTG AGCCTATGGGTACGAGCTTTAAACTTGCTCTTTGGGGCTCTGGCCATCTTCCACCTGTCCTACTTGGGATCCCTGTTTGATGTTGATGTGGACGACGCAACAGAGGAGCAG GGCTATGGCATGGCGTACACTGTCCACAAGTGGTCAGAACTCAGCTGGGCCAGTCACTGGGTCACTTTTGGATGCTGGATCTTCTACCGCCTCATAGGCTGA
- the Porcn gene encoding protein-serine O-palmitoleoyltransferase porcupine isoform X2: protein MATFSRQEFFQQLLQGCFLPTVQQGIDQIWLLLAICLACRLLWRLGLPSYLKHASTVAGGFFSLYHFFQLHMVWVVLLSLLCYLVLFLCRHSSHRGVFLSVTILIYLLMGEMHMVDTVTWHKMRGAQMIVAMKAVSLGFDLDRGEVGAVPSPVEFMGYLYFVGTIVFGPWISFHSYLQAVQGRPLSRRWLRKVAWSLALALLCLVLSTCVGPYLFPYFIPLDGDRLLRKGTMVRWLRAYESAVSFHFSNYFVGFLSEATATLAGAGFTEEKDHLKWDLTVSRPMKVELPRSMVEVVTSWNLPMSYWLNNYVFKNALRLGTFSAVLVTYAASALLHGFSFHLAAVLLSLAFITYVEHVLRKRLARILSACVLSKRCPPDCAHQHRLSLWVRALNLLFGALAIFHLSYLGSLFDVDVDDATEEQGYGMAYTVHKWSELSWASHWVTFGCWIFYRLIG from the exons ATGGCCACCTTCAGCCGCCAGGAATTTTTCCAGCAGCTACTGCAGGGCTGTTTCCTGCCTACTGTCCAGCAGGGCATTGACCAGATCTGGCTGCTTCTTGCCATCTGCCTCGCCTGCCGCCTCCTCTGGAGGCTTG GGTTACCGTCCTACCTGAAGCATGCAAGCACCGTAGCAGGCGGGTTCTTCAGCCTCTACCACTTCTTCCAGCTGCATATGGTTTGGGTCGTgctgctcagcctcctgtgctACCTCGTGCTGTTCCTCTGCCGACACTCCTCCCACCGAGGCGTCTTCCTCTCCGTCACCATCCTCATCTACCTACTCATGGG TGAGATGCATATGGTGGACACAGTGACATGGCATAAGATGCGAG GGGCCCAGATGATCGTGGCCATGAAGGCAGTGTCTCTGGGCTTCGACTTGGACCGGGGCGAGGTGGGTGCAGTGCCCTCACCTGTGGAGTTCATGGGCTACCTCTACTTCGTGGGCACCATTGTCTTTGGGCCCTGGATATCCTTTCACAGCTACCTACAGGCTGTCCAAGGCCGCCCACTG AGTCGCCGATGGCTACGGAAGGTGGCCTGGAGCCTGGCCTTGGCCCTGCTGTGCCTCGTACTTTCCACTTGTGTGGGCCCCTACCTCTTCCCCTACTTCATCCCCCTTGATGGTGACCGCCTCCTTCGCAA GGGCACCATGGTAAG GTGGCTCCGAGCCTACGAGAGTGCTGTGTCCTTCCACTTTAGCAACTATTTTGTGGGTTTCCTATCTGAGGCCACAGCCACATTGGCAGGGGCTGGCTTCACGGAAGAGAAGGACCACCTGAAATG GGACCTGACAGTATCCAGGCCAATGAAAGTAGAACTGCCCCGATCAATGGTGGAAGTTGTTACAAGCTGGAACCTGCCTATGTCTTATTGGTTAAACAACT ATGTTTTTAAGAATGCTCTTCGCCTGGGGACCTTCTCAGCTGTGCTGGTCACCTATGCAGCCAGCGCCCTCCTACAT GGCTTTAGCTTTCACCTGGCTGCAGTATTGCTGTCCCTGGCATTTATCACTTATGTGGAACATG TCCTCCGGAAGCGCCTAGCTCGGATCCTCAGTGCCTGTGTCTTGTCGAAGCGGTGTCCACCAGACTGTGCACACCAGCATCGCTTG AGCCTATGGGTACGAGCTTTAAACTTGCTCTTTGGGGCTCTGGCCATCTTCCACCTGTCCTACTTGGGATCCCTGTTTGATGTTGATGTGGACGACGCAACAGAGGAGCAG GGCTATGGCATGGCGTACACTGTCCACAAGTGGTCAGAACTCAGCTGGGCCAGTCACTGGGTCACTTTTGGATGCTGGATCTTCTACCGCCTCATAGGCTGA